Proteins encoded in a region of the Zunongwangia endophytica genome:
- a CDS encoding ATP-binding protein, with protein MLFSEIVGLPHIKNHLTTTADNSRIAHAQLFVGSSGSGTLPMAIAYAQYLLCKNTNGENNNGSASCNVKFNNVSHPDLHFAFPVATNQTIKSHPVSANFMENWRSFIKNNPYGSLTDWYEHIGIENKQGQIGVDEAQDIVKALSLKAYEGGLKVMIIWRADRMNSAAANKLLKLIEEPPNKTIFILIAEDEEQIIQTIKSRCQTLSFPPLAEADIAEKLIAINDMDAQEAALVAHQSNGSFTKALHLLQNNTADDQYEEWFINWVRTAFKAKGNKATVLELISWSEEIAGMGREKQKSFLLYCLDFFRQALMMNYKAENLVFLSPKTKGFQLQKFAPFVHGNNILPITKALEDAIYHIERNGNAKIVLTDLSIRLTRFLHIKSA; from the coding sequence ATGCTTTTTTCAGAAATCGTTGGATTACCACATATAAAAAATCACCTTACTACTACGGCCGATAACAGCCGTATAGCACACGCGCAATTATTTGTAGGAAGTAGCGGAAGCGGAACCTTACCTATGGCCATTGCTTATGCCCAATATTTGCTTTGTAAGAACACGAATGGGGAAAATAATAATGGTAGTGCATCCTGCAATGTGAAATTTAATAATGTTTCGCATCCCGATCTCCATTTTGCATTTCCGGTGGCTACCAATCAAACCATAAAAAGCCATCCTGTTTCCGCAAATTTCATGGAAAACTGGCGAAGCTTTATAAAAAATAATCCCTACGGAAGTTTAACCGATTGGTACGAACATATTGGTATTGAAAACAAACAGGGACAAATTGGTGTTGATGAAGCACAGGATATTGTAAAAGCGCTTTCTTTGAAAGCTTATGAAGGTGGTCTAAAAGTGATGATTATTTGGAGAGCCGATCGTATGAATAGCGCGGCTGCCAACAAATTGCTGAAACTTATTGAAGAGCCACCTAATAAGACCATTTTTATTTTAATTGCTGAAGATGAAGAGCAGATTATCCAGACTATAAAATCCAGATGTCAGACACTTAGCTTCCCTCCTCTTGCAGAAGCTGATATTGCTGAAAAATTGATTGCTATTAACGACATGGATGCTCAGGAAGCTGCATTAGTAGCGCATCAATCAAATGGAAGTTTTACCAAAGCTTTGCACCTTTTACAAAATAATACGGCAGACGACCAATATGAAGAATGGTTTATCAATTGGGTACGTACCGCTTTTAAGGCCAAAGGAAATAAAGCTACAGTTTTAGAATTAATTAGCTGGAGCGAAGAAATTGCCGGTATGGGGCGTGAAAAGCAAAAGAGCTTTTTATTGTATTGTCTCGACTTTTTTAGACAGGCTTTGATGATGAATTATAAGGCTGAAAATCTTGTTTTTCTTTCACCAAAAACTAAAGGATTTCAGCTTCAAAAATTTGCTCCCTTTGTTCATGGTAATAATATTTTGCCAATAACCAAAGCGCTTGAAGATGCTATTTATCACATCGAAAGAAACGGAAATGCAAAAATAGTTCTAACCGATCTTTCTATCCGGCTTACTCGATTTTTACACATAAAATCTGCTTAA
- a CDS encoding DoxX family protein yields MRNIDFEIALLLLLVFLLITFFMSFFEKISDYSGTKAFMQSHFKKTFLADKISFLLPILVIIELLAVILLLLSISNYFFSFSSFNFSRFSLISCALSLMMLLFGQRVAKDYQSSAGITIYFILVVIGLFLLGLQ; encoded by the coding sequence ATGAGGAATATCGATTTTGAAATAGCCTTGCTATTACTATTGGTGTTTTTACTCATCACTTTTTTTATGTCCTTTTTCGAAAAGATTAGCGATTATTCGGGCACAAAAGCGTTTATGCAATCCCACTTCAAAAAAACATTTCTGGCTGATAAAATTAGCTTTCTTTTACCAATATTGGTGATTATAGAGCTTTTAGCAGTTATTTTACTATTATTATCGATTTCAAACTACTTTTTCAGCTTCAGTAGCTTCAATTTCAGTCGTTTTTCGCTTATAAGTTGTGCTTTAAGCTTGATGATGCTTCTTTTTGGGCAACGTGTTGCGAAAGATTACCAAAGTTCAGCAGGAATCACTATTTATTTTATCCTCGTGGTGATTGGATTGTTTTTGTTAGGGCTACAATAA
- a CDS encoding OmpH family outer membrane protein: protein MKKIIAIGAVAISLISCNQEKTAYVDTTRVIQDYKEMKDVESKFEARRDSLTQLITGPQQQFQQEVQEYQQGMSSMSASQRQAKEQELQQKGQQLQQQQQMIGQQLRTDSDSAIEEVVDKVKDFVADYGEENGYTYIFGSNESANIMYAKEGLDITDEVLEELNKTYGGGSTEASTEEKTDSISVE from the coding sequence ATGAAAAAAATAATCGCCATAGGTGCAGTCGCAATTTCTCTAATCTCTTGTAATCAGGAAAAAACCGCGTATGTAGATACTACTCGTGTAATTCAGGATTATAAAGAAATGAAAGATGTAGAATCTAAATTCGAAGCGCGTAGAGATTCATTAACTCAGCTTATCACCGGGCCGCAACAACAATTTCAGCAAGAAGTTCAGGAATATCAACAGGGAATGAGTTCGATGTCTGCTTCACAAAGACAAGCTAAAGAACAAGAACTTCAGCAAAAAGGACAACAATTACAGCAACAACAACAAATGATCGGTCAGCAGCTTAGAACTGATAGTGATTCGGCTATCGAGGAAGTTGTAGACAAGGTTAAAGATTTTGTAGCCGATTACGGAGAAGAGAATGGTTATACTTATATCTTCGGAAGTAATGAATCTGCAAATATCATGTATGCTAAAGAAGGTTTAGATATTACCGATGAAGTTTTAGAAGAATTAAATAAGACTTACGGCGGAGGTTCTACTGAAGCTTCAACAGAAGAAAAAACAGATTCTATTTCCGTAGAGTAA
- a CDS encoding class I SAM-dependent methyltransferase: MKQANFYCKDYLVSGEEYHLEKWKHYEILKTSPVPENLSTYYQSEDYISHTDASKSFTDKLYNAVKSYMLQKKVGWIIKQKKQGKLLDIGAGTGDFINAASRYFEVDGVEPNAVARKNAALKNLDLKNDIEEILEQYDVITMWHVLEHVSNLEHQFKEFDRLLNKDGIIVIAVPNFKSKDAEIYKEHWAAYDVPRHLWHFSKFGIQKLFLENGYNLIHSNGLIFDSFYVSLLSEKHKTGKQNLIPAFLNGLKSNLSAASTGEYSSMVYFFKKH; the protein is encoded by the coding sequence GTGAAGCAAGCAAATTTTTATTGTAAAGATTATTTAGTTAGTGGAGAAGAGTATCATTTAGAAAAATGGAAACATTATGAAATTTTAAAAACTTCTCCGGTTCCAGAAAATCTTTCTACCTATTACCAAAGCGAAGATTATATTTCGCATACTGATGCTTCAAAATCTTTTACCGATAAATTGTACAATGCGGTAAAATCTTATATGCTACAGAAAAAAGTAGGGTGGATCATAAAGCAAAAAAAGCAGGGAAAGCTTTTGGATATTGGTGCAGGTACTGGAGATTTTATAAATGCTGCTTCGCGCTATTTTGAAGTTGATGGAGTAGAGCCAAATGCTGTCGCAAGAAAAAATGCTGCTTTAAAAAATCTAGATCTTAAAAATGACATAGAAGAAATTTTAGAGCAGTACGACGTAATTACTATGTGGCACGTCTTGGAACATGTGTCAAATTTAGAACATCAGTTTAAAGAATTTGATCGTCTATTAAATAAAGATGGAATTATCGTAATAGCCGTTCCTAATTTTAAAAGTAAAGATGCTGAAATTTATAAAGAGCATTGGGCAGCTTATGATGTTCCAAGACATCTTTGGCATTTTTCTAAATTTGGCATTCAAAAGTTATTTTTGGAAAATGGTTATAATCTTATTCATTCTAACGGATTAATCTTTGATTCGTTTTATGTAAGTCTTCTTTCAGAAAAACACAAAACTGGGAAGCAAAATTTAATTCCGGCATTTTTAAATGGTTTAAAATCAAATTTGAGTGCCGCATCTACAGGAGAATATAGCTCTATGGTTTATTTCTTTAAAAAACACTAA
- the ybeY gene encoding rRNA maturation RNase YbeY, whose amino-acid sequence MINFYSENDFSLGDEETYKSWLSRVISSEEKRLGEISYIFCDDEYLLDINQRFLNHDTYTDIISFDDSLGNLLNGDIYISTERVKENAEEYNEEFATELKRVLVHGVLHYCGYKDKSEEDAAQMREKEMEKIELFHVEQS is encoded by the coding sequence ATTATTAATTTTTATTCTGAAAACGATTTTAGCTTAGGCGATGAGGAAACTTATAAATCGTGGCTTTCTCGTGTAATTTCTTCTGAAGAAAAACGACTAGGTGAGATAAGTTATATCTTTTGTGATGATGAGTATCTTTTAGATATTAATCAGCGTTTTTTAAACCACGATACATATACCGATATAATTAGTTTCGATGATTCTTTGGGTAATCTTTTAAACGGGGATATCTACATAAGTACAGAGCGAGTTAAGGAAAATGCAGAAGAATATAATGAAGAGTTCGCCACAGAATTGAAAAGAGTTTTGGTTCATGGTGTTTTGCATTATTGCGGTTATAAGGATAAATCTGAAGAAGATGCCGCACAAATGCGTGAAAAAGAAATGGAAAAAATAGAATTGTTCCACGTGGAACAATCTTAA
- a CDS encoding DUF4175 family protein: MAEFEAIKNQLKAFIKKYQLNQLIKGIALFLFIGIFYLLILLIFENYLWFDATVRFSLFISVIFVEVSLLIFFIGLPLIKYLDLNRAISDKEAAAMIGNYFPEIDDKLLNLIELRSQQNSTFLEAAIRQKSSELKFYNFSKAVSLMEYRNYMILACIPLLLILAFLISGRGQWMFSSFERIRNYTSVYEKPAPFSFMLNNELKVIEGEDFLLEVNTVGKEIPQQLKIEIGDAEYFMKELQLGRFTYLFSNVTENQEFELKTDNISSKTYILEVIAVPELINFQLKLEYPVYLNRSNDSVNGDGNLNIPEGTKVTWLFEHRNTTAVNFQIKDSGYAVDTSFKKEVHENLKYTISTSNENITKYQPLSFQLQVVKDKRPTIEVEEKVDSSRTDSKFYGGRISDDYGISNLILRFRQLGEDKFQSKKIDFGGKTISQFYASFPGEIQVEEGENYEYYFVVFDNDGVNGAKSALTETFTFYNRTSEEIQDKNLKDQEQNIDNLSEEFEKFKQEDDLEKLLNDQLEDKEFDYEQKQKLESFIKNQERENALMEKFSEDIKEKLSETEKDNKESKDLKKRLENGQDKLEDNKKLLDELKEYSDKIKNENLQQKLEELSKNKKSSKRSLEQLVELTKQFYVKQKFDQVATKLDRLGEEQKNLDSLGKSQEEINSEFEQLRKELDELDKKNEALKRPKSLERNKETEEEIGDDLDKLNKDAGKDSDNSKSQEQKKAGEKMKKLAAEMKQSMSSMEMQTLEADIESLRKVLDNLVIFSFEQEHLMESFAEIDSKSPEFSNRLKEQYQLKENFEHVDDSLFSLGLKNQFIAEKVFELLEDVSFNINHSLEELAEVRLAKALSSQQYTITGANDLAVLLNEILDNMNDQMGSGSESGGSGSGEQLQDVIQQQKQLGEEMKEQMNGERSEPHGKEENQSKLFEIYKRQEEIKRNLEEILKQNGMNMDDLNPSFDRLENDVLEDNINNNSLEVLDQLNQKMLDLNNSINENGEREERESKTNSFEFENESNTNQIEAKEYFNSIEILDRQILPLRQNLKNRVNTYFNE; the protein is encoded by the coding sequence ATGGCTGAATTTGAAGCAATAAAAAATCAATTAAAAGCTTTTATCAAAAAGTATCAATTAAACCAATTGATAAAGGGAATTGCTTTGTTTCTTTTTATTGGGATTTTCTACTTGCTCATATTATTGATATTTGAGAACTATTTATGGTTTGATGCTACGGTTCGTTTTTCCTTATTTATTTCTGTGATTTTCGTTGAAGTAAGTCTGCTGATCTTTTTTATCGGACTTCCTTTAATTAAATATTTGGATCTTAATCGTGCAATTTCAGATAAGGAAGCTGCAGCAATGATTGGAAATTATTTTCCTGAAATTGATGACAAACTGCTTAATCTTATTGAACTCAGATCTCAGCAAAATTCTACATTTCTTGAAGCTGCTATTCGGCAAAAATCATCCGAGCTAAAGTTCTATAATTTTTCCAAGGCGGTAAGTTTAATGGAATATCGAAATTATATGATTTTGGCTTGTATTCCGCTATTATTGATTTTAGCATTTTTGATTAGTGGAAGAGGGCAGTGGATGTTCAGTTCTTTCGAACGTATTAGAAATTATACTTCGGTTTACGAAAAACCAGCACCCTTTAGTTTTATGCTGAATAATGAACTGAAGGTTATTGAAGGTGAAGATTTTTTGCTTGAAGTAAATACAGTAGGAAAAGAAATTCCGCAGCAATTGAAAATTGAAATTGGAGATGCCGAATATTTTATGAAGGAATTGCAGCTTGGAAGATTTACCTATTTATTTTCAAATGTTACTGAAAATCAAGAATTTGAGCTAAAAACAGATAATATAAGCTCTAAAACTTATATTTTAGAAGTCATTGCCGTACCGGAGTTGATTAATTTTCAATTAAAACTAGAATATCCAGTGTATCTGAATCGTTCTAACGACTCGGTTAATGGTGATGGTAATTTAAATATACCTGAAGGAACTAAGGTCACCTGGTTATTTGAACATAGGAACACAACTGCAGTCAATTTTCAAATAAAGGATTCCGGTTATGCTGTTGATACTTCTTTCAAGAAAGAAGTTCATGAGAATTTGAAATATACTATTTCTACTTCAAATGAAAACATTACTAAATATCAGCCATTATCATTTCAACTGCAAGTAGTGAAGGATAAAAGACCGACTATAGAGGTAGAAGAAAAAGTTGATTCCTCACGAACTGATAGTAAATTTTATGGTGGGCGGATTAGTGATGACTACGGAATTTCAAATTTAATCTTACGCTTTCGTCAGTTAGGGGAAGATAAATTCCAAAGCAAAAAGATAGATTTTGGTGGAAAAACGATTAGTCAATTTTATGCTTCTTTCCCGGGTGAAATTCAGGTTGAAGAAGGTGAAAATTATGAATATTATTTTGTGGTTTTTGATAATGATGGCGTAAACGGTGCAAAGTCAGCTTTAACTGAAACGTTTACTTTTTATAATAGAACTTCAGAAGAAATTCAGGATAAAAATTTAAAAGATCAGGAACAGAATATCGATAATCTTTCCGAAGAATTCGAGAAATTTAAGCAAGAAGATGATCTAGAGAAATTATTAAACGATCAATTAGAGGATAAAGAATTTGATTATGAGCAGAAGCAAAAATTAGAATCGTTCATAAAAAATCAGGAAAGAGAAAATGCTTTAATGGAGAAGTTTTCTGAAGATATTAAAGAGAAATTATCGGAAACAGAAAAAGATAATAAAGAAAGTAAAGATCTAAAAAAGCGTCTGGAAAATGGCCAAGATAAGCTTGAAGATAACAAGAAACTTTTGGACGAATTAAAAGAATATTCAGACAAGATTAAAAATGAAAATTTACAGCAAAAGTTAGAAGAGTTATCTAAGAATAAAAAATCATCAAAGCGCAGTTTAGAGCAGTTGGTAGAATTGACAAAGCAATTTTATGTTAAACAAAAATTTGATCAGGTTGCTACGAAATTGGATAGGCTAGGGGAGGAGCAAAAAAATCTTGATAGTCTGGGTAAATCTCAAGAGGAGATTAATTCGGAATTCGAACAATTACGAAAAGAATTAGACGAGCTTGATAAAAAAAATGAAGCCTTAAAACGTCCAAAATCGCTTGAAAGAAATAAGGAAACTGAAGAAGAAATTGGAGACGATTTAGATAAATTAAATAAGGATGCTGGTAAGGATTCAGATAATTCAAAGTCTCAAGAGCAAAAGAAGGCAGGAGAAAAAATGAAGAAGTTGGCTGCAGAGATGAAACAAAGTATGTCTAGCATGGAGATGCAAACATTGGAGGCCGACATAGAAAGTCTTCGAAAAGTGTTGGATAATCTTGTAATATTCTCTTTTGAACAAGAGCATTTGATGGAAAGTTTTGCAGAGATAGATTCTAAAAGTCCTGAGTTTTCCAATAGATTGAAAGAGCAATACCAGTTAAAAGAGAACTTTGAACATGTTGATGATAGTCTATTTTCTTTAGGTTTAAAGAATCAATTTATTGCCGAAAAAGTATTCGAATTATTAGAAGATGTTTCTTTTAATATAAATCACTCCCTTGAAGAATTAGCAGAAGTTCGGTTGGCAAAAGCACTGTCTTCGCAACAATATACAATTACCGGAGCGAATGATCTAGCGGTCTTGCTGAATGAGATTTTGGATAATATGAATGACCAGATGGGTTCTGGTTCAGAGTCTGGTGGATCTGGTTCTGGTGAGCAACTACAGGATGTTATTCAGCAACAAAAACAACTGGGTGAGGAAATGAAGGAGCAAATGAATGGTGAAAGATCCGAACCTCATGGCAAAGAAGAAAATCAATCTAAGCTTTTTGAAATTTATAAACGCCAAGAAGAGATTAAGAGAAATCTTGAAGAAATTCTCAAACAAAACGGAATGAATATGGACGATCTTAACCCTAGTTTTGACCGTTTAGAGAATGACGTTTTGGAAGATAATATTAATAATAACTCCCTAGAGGTATTAGATCAATTAAATCAAAAGATGTTAGATCTAAATAATTCTATAAATGAGAATGGAGAGCGAGAGGAGAGGGAAAGTAAAACCAATTCTTTTGAATTTGAAAATGAGTCTAATACTAATCAAATAGAGGCTAAAGAATATTTTAATAGCATTGAGATATTAGATAGACAAATCTTACCTTTGCGCCAAAATTTGAAGAACCGGGTTAACACTTATTTCAATGAATAA
- the gltX gene encoding glutamate--tRNA ligase translates to MSSKVRVRFAPSPTGPLHIGGVRTALYNYLFAKKHGGDFILRIEDTDQNRYVEGAEQYIIDSLNWCNIPYDEGPGKEKDCGPYRQSERKSLYKAYADKLIESGDAYYAFDSAEELDKHRKSHEAEGKTFIYNWHNREKLENSIALPEEEVKKRIENGEHYVVRFKSPKDETLKISDEIRGNMEIDTSILDDKVLYKSDGMPTYHLANIVDDHLMKISHVIRGEEWLPSLALHFMLYRAFGWDAPKFAHLPLILKPQGKGKLSKRDGDKLGFPVFPLEWKDPETKEISAGYREDGYFAEAVTNMLAFLGWNPGTEQEFFTLEELVKAFDLKRVHKGGAKFDPEKTKWFQQHYLQEADNGHIAEEFSKFLEKKEIKVSKEYTQHVVTLVKERAVFIEDIWEQGFYFFVSPTSYDPKNTKKAWKEGTNDLMNELITVLEATEDFKAEIVSENVKNWIKSKEIGFGKIMQPYRIALVGSLQGVDLFEISEAIGKEETIRRIKKATETLG, encoded by the coding sequence ATGTCTTCTAAGGTACGCGTAAGATTTGCACCCAGCCCTACGGGTCCACTACATATTGGTGGGGTAAGAACAGCATTATATAACTACTTATTCGCTAAAAAACACGGCGGTGATTTTATTCTTAGAATAGAAGATACCGACCAAAATCGATATGTAGAAGGAGCAGAACAGTATATTATTGATTCTTTAAACTGGTGCAATATTCCTTATGATGAAGGACCAGGTAAAGAAAAAGATTGCGGGCCATACCGCCAAAGTGAACGTAAAAGTCTTTACAAAGCTTATGCCGATAAGTTAATCGAAAGCGGAGATGCATATTACGCTTTCGACAGTGCAGAGGAACTTGATAAGCATAGAAAATCGCACGAAGCGGAAGGAAAAACGTTTATTTACAACTGGCACAATCGTGAAAAACTAGAAAATTCTATCGCACTACCTGAAGAGGAAGTGAAAAAAAGAATAGAAAATGGCGAACATTATGTCGTTCGTTTCAAATCTCCAAAAGACGAAACTCTTAAAATTTCTGATGAAATTAGAGGGAATATGGAGATCGATACAAGCATCCTGGATGATAAAGTTTTGTATAAAAGCGACGGGATGCCAACCTATCATTTAGCGAATATTGTAGATGATCATTTAATGAAGATCTCACATGTAATTCGTGGTGAAGAATGGTTACCATCTTTGGCTTTACACTTTATGCTTTACCGAGCTTTTGGTTGGGATGCGCCTAAATTTGCTCATTTACCGCTGATTCTAAAACCACAGGGTAAAGGAAAATTAAGCAAACGTGATGGTGATAAATTAGGCTTTCCTGTATTTCCTTTAGAATGGAAAGATCCTGAAACTAAAGAAATTTCAGCCGGATATCGCGAAGATGGATATTTTGCTGAAGCGGTTACTAACATGCTCGCGTTCTTAGGATGGAATCCAGGAACAGAGCAGGAATTCTTTACATTAGAAGAACTTGTTAAAGCATTCGATCTTAAACGAGTACATAAAGGCGGTGCTAAATTTGATCCTGAAAAAACAAAATGGTTTCAACAACATTATTTACAAGAAGCCGATAATGGACATATTGCAGAAGAATTTTCAAAATTCTTAGAGAAGAAAGAAATTAAAGTTTCTAAAGAATACACGCAGCATGTAGTGACTTTAGTTAAAGAGCGTGCTGTTTTTATTGAAGATATATGGGAACAGGGATTTTATTTCTTCGTCTCCCCTACTTCTTACGATCCAAAAAATACTAAAAAAGCATGGAAAGAAGGAACTAACGATTTAATGAACGAACTTATTACAGTATTAGAAGCTACGGAAGATTTTAAAGCTGAAATTGTTTCTGAAAATGTAAAAAACTGGATTAAATCTAAAGAAATAGGATTCGGAAAAATAATGCAACCCTACCGAATCGCTTTAGTTGGATCTTTACAAGGTGTTGATCTTTTCGAAATTTCTGAAGCTATCGGAAAAGAAGAAACGATTAGAAGAATTAAAAAGGCAACAGAAACGCTGGGCTAA
- a CDS encoding DUF6327 family protein: MREYTNFKDIDRDLKILKLQTKIDSEEIKLTIDEVKDSLSPLHVLGNAASALVQKALVLKAVGKIIGVKRT; the protein is encoded by the coding sequence ATGAGAGAATATACCAATTTTAAAGATATCGATAGAGATTTGAAGATTCTAAAACTTCAAACCAAAATTGATAGTGAAGAGATCAAACTTACTATAGATGAGGTAAAAGATTCGTTGTCGCCTTTGCACGTTCTTGGTAATGCTGCAAGCGCATTGGTTCAAAAAGCACTTGTTTTAAAGGCCGTAGGAAAGATAATAGGCGTAAAACGTACATAA
- a CDS encoding phage holin family protein: protein MAFEKLSNSIDELNDNVKAFTHSNAEYYKLLIFKQTSRASISLVTFLVVAFSLSTALAFVSLGIAFAISAALEEPSAGFFIVGGFYLILIVLFMIFGRKPLTKFMLKKFSREIFNEEN, encoded by the coding sequence ATGGCGTTTGAAAAACTAAGTAATAGTATTGACGAACTTAATGACAATGTAAAAGCATTTACGCATAGCAACGCTGAATATTATAAACTTTTAATATTCAAGCAAACCTCAAGGGCTTCTATCTCTTTGGTTACCTTTCTGGTGGTTGCTTTTTCTCTTAGTACAGCATTAGCTTTTGTATCATTAGGAATTGCGTTTGCGATAAGTGCTGCTTTAGAAGAACCTTCAGCGGGATTTTTTATAGTAGGTGGATTTTATCTTATTCTTATAGTGCTTTTTATGATTTTTGGTAGAAAACCATTAACTAAATTTATGCTGAAAAAGTTTTCACGTGAAATTTTTAATGAAGAGAACTAA
- a CDS encoding YtxH domain-containing protein, whose amino-acid sequence MANTGNTFLALVTGAAIGAGIGLLYAPDKGEKTRDKLRKDALDAQGRFNQKYSETTSNLTEKAKKAKFDFEERLEETLSSASHKADDILSAMESKLEELRKQNAKLQREVKKEEAETKANKAVV is encoded by the coding sequence ATGGCAAATACAGGAAATACATTTTTAGCATTAGTAACCGGAGCAGCTATTGGAGCGGGAATCGGATTATTATATGCTCCAGATAAAGGAGAAAAGACAAGAGATAAACTTAGAAAAGATGCATTAGATGCTCAGGGTCGTTTTAACCAAAAGTACAGCGAAACTACTTCTAATCTAACAGAAAAAGCTAAGAAAGCTAAGTTTGACTTCGAAGAAAGATTAGAGGAAACTTTATCTAGCGCTAGTCACAAAGCAGATGATATCTTATCTGCAATGGAATCTAAACTAGAAGAGCTTAGAAAGCAAAATGCAAAATTGCAAAGAGAAGTAAAGAAAGAAGAAGCTGAAACGAAAGCTAATAAAGCAGTCGTATAA
- a CDS encoding glutamine--tRNA ligase/YqeY domain fusion protein produces MAEEKRSLNFIEQIIEEDLKADYKKEGLKFRFPPEPNGYLHIGHASSICLNFGLGETYDAPVNLRFDDTNPIKEEREFVESIKKDVSWLGYQWAKECYASDYFQQLYDWAVVMIKNGDAYVDSQTSEAIAEQKGTPTQPGTESPYRQRSTEENLDLFEKMKNGETKEGAHVLRAKIDMENANMLMRDPIMYRCVHKPHHRTESEWKIYPMYDWAHGESDFIEQVSHSFCTLEFLPHRELYNWFVDKVSKPGEFIPKQREFARRNLSHTVVSKRKLAQLVEKGIVQSWDDPRMPTISGLRRRGYTPESIKNFAQSIGVGKRENMIDVAHLEFCAREDLNKKAPRVMGVLDPVKLVITNYAEGEEEWLEAENNPEDEAAGTRQVPFSRELYIEREDFKESANRKFFRLTLGKEVRLKNAYIIKGEDVVKDEEGNILEIHCTYDPKSKSGSGSEESLRKVKGTLHWVSIKHALKAEVRLYDRLFTEEAPDGVKDRDFLEFVNPDSLNVIAGYVEPSLKTAEELEQFQFQRIGYFCIDKDSTKDQLVFNRTVTLRDGWAKKQK; encoded by the coding sequence ATGGCTGAAGAAAAAAGATCACTCAATTTTATTGAGCAAATTATTGAAGAAGATTTAAAAGCAGATTATAAAAAAGAGGGTCTCAAGTTTAGATTTCCTCCAGAGCCCAATGGTTATTTGCATATTGGTCATGCTTCTTCTATTTGTTTAAATTTTGGTTTAGGAGAAACTTATGATGCTCCGGTAAATCTTAGGTTTGATGATACAAATCCTATCAAAGAAGAGCGGGAATTTGTAGAATCTATCAAGAAAGATGTGTCCTGGTTAGGCTACCAATGGGCCAAAGAATGTTATGCTTCAGATTATTTTCAACAATTATACGACTGGGCAGTAGTGATGATTAAGAATGGTGATGCCTACGTAGATAGCCAAACTTCAGAAGCTATTGCAGAGCAAAAAGGAACACCAACTCAACCAGGAACCGAGAGCCCTTATAGACAACGCAGTACCGAGGAAAACCTTGATTTATTTGAAAAAATGAAGAATGGGGAGACCAAAGAAGGTGCTCATGTCCTACGAGCAAAAATAGATATGGAAAACGCAAATATGTTAATGCGGGATCCTATAATGTATAGATGTGTACACAAACCACATCACCGTACAGAAAGTGAATGGAAAATTTATCCTATGTACGATTGGGCGCATGGAGAAAGTGATTTTATCGAGCAGGTTTCTCACTCTTTTTGTACATTAGAATTTTTACCGCATAGAGAATTATATAACTGGTTTGTAGACAAAGTAAGTAAGCCGGGAGAATTTATACCAAAACAACGTGAATTTGCACGTAGAAATCTTAGTCATACTGTGGTAAGTAAGCGAAAGCTTGCTCAATTGGTAGAAAAAGGAATTGTACAATCCTGGGACGATCCTAGAATGCCTACAATTTCTGGATTAAGAAGAAGAGGTTATACCCCAGAATCTATCAAAAATTTTGCTCAATCTATTGGAGTAGGGAAAAGAGAGAACATGATCGATGTTGCTCATTTGGAATTTTGTGCCAGAGAAGATCTAAACAAAAAGGCACCTCGAGTAATGGGTGTTTTAGATCCGGTAAAATTAGTAATTACTAATTATGCTGAAGGGGAAGAAGAGTGGCTGGAAGCCGAAAATAACCCTGAAGATGAAGCTGCAGGAACAAGACAAGTACCTTTTAGTAGAGAATTATACATCGAGCGAGAAGATTTTAAAGAAAGCGCCAACAGAAAATTCTTTAGACTTACTTTAGGAAAAGAAGTGCGTCTAAAAAATGCATATATCATTAAAGGTGAAGATGTTGTTAAAGATGAAGAAGGTAATATTTTAGAAATTCATTGTACATACGATCCTAAAAGTAAAAGTGGTAGTGGTAGCGAAGAATCTTTAAGAAAAGTAAAAGGAACGCTTCACTGGGTATCTATTAAGCATGCACTAAAAGCTGAGGTTCGCCTATACGACCGTTTGTTTACAGAAGAAGCTCCAGATGGGGTAAAAGATAGAGACTTTCTAGAATTTGTGAATCCAGATTCTTTAAATGTAATTGCTGGTTATGTAGAGCCAAGTCTTAAAACAGCTGAAGAATTAGAGCAATTTCAATTTCAAAGAATTGGCTATTTCTGCATCGATAAAGACAGCACTAAAGACCAATTGGTTTTTAACCGTACCGTAACTTTAAGAGACGGCTGGGCTAAAAAACAAAAGTAA